A DNA window from Brassica napus cultivar Da-Ae chromosome A4, Da-Ae, whole genome shotgun sequence contains the following coding sequences:
- the LOC106449320 gene encoding putative FBD-associated F-box protein At1g05080, translating into MLRQLLSGFSSIHVGLQVGYLISILIEKGIPILLEQTSRRFLKRKVKSFGVEDRISALPDDLLVRILLLVPTKDAVATMILSKRWRSIWTMVPKLDYLEMISDDTNKVVIGGLLGRLLGRLLERFFVRSDQKRLWLLRFIDESLQAHKAPVLEALAIGVDRGRHVDVVDVENWIKKAVHSRVRELGFILRWSAEPTRLPNNLYTCDTLVSLGLSNKILLDVPSPACLPSLKYLILDSVVYKDEDSLARFLSSCPLLKTLIVERHHQDNVKVFNIKAPCLVFLSYHYVKLEPHGEGIEGSLVIDSPALKKIFITDHSRDSYSIENEPRLEKANINFRCYPDDRFRTSLSSVMCLELVLSFATFSWFSTIGYSYLMECKIILVHDLDWLQPLMFLLQNSPNLKVLLIDKTFIQVAEELPLSWNQPSSVPGCLSTHLEIFEWREYKGRNEEREFINYIFANSKCLKRAGFSLKSTGNHTDRKNMKDLESMYRVSTSSQLLFSTQVEYMSVSGETRE; encoded by the exons ATGTTAAGGCAGCTTTTATCAGGTTTCAGCTCAATTCATGTTGGGTTGCAGGTGGGATATTTGATTTCGATACTAATAGAAAAAGGGATTCCGATACTGTTAGAACAAACATCCCGACGATTCCTAAAGAGAAAAGTCAAAAGTTTTGGGGTAGAAGACAGGATAAGTGCGTTACCAGACGATTTGCTTGTGCGGATATTGTTGCTTGTGCCAACAAAAGATGCAGTGGCTACTATGATTTTGTCAAAGCGATGGCGCTCTATTTGGACGATGGTGCCAAAGCTCGACTACTTAGAGATGATCAGTGATGATACAAACAAAGTAGTTATTGGCGGTTTACTTGGTCGTTTACTTGGTCGTTTACTTGAGCGATTTTTTGTCAGAAGTGATCAGAAACGACTGTGGCTTTTGCGGTTTATCGATGAGTCACTACAAGCCCATAAGGCACCTGTTTTAGAAGCATTAGCTATAGGAGTCGATAGAGGACGTCACGTTGATGTTGTTGATGTTGAAAATTGGATTAAAAAAGCGGTTCATAGTAGAGTGCGTGAGCTAGGGTTTATTCTCAGATGGTCCGCGGAGCCCACTAGGTTACCTAATAACCTTTACACATGTGATACACTTGTTTCTCTAGGTCTTTCCAACAAGATTCTTCTGGATGTTCCTTCTCCAGCATGCCTCCCATCCCTCAAATATCTTATACTTGACTCTGTGGTATACAAAGATGAAGATTCTTTGGCTCGATTCTTGTCGAGTTGTCCTCTTCTCAAAACTTTGATTGTGGAACGACACCACCAAGACAACGTAAAAGTTTTCAATATAAAAGCCCCATGTTTGGTGTTTTTATCATATCATTATGTGAAACTAGAACCACATGGCGAAGGCATTGAGGGAAGTTTAGTAATAGATTCTCCGGCTTTAAAGAAAATCTTCATCACAGATCACTCGAGAGACTCTTACTCGATCGAAAACGAACCTCGCCTTGAGAAGGCAAATATCAACTTCCGTTGTTACCCTGATGACAGGTTTAGGACATCTCTTTCTTCAGTCATGTGTCTCGAATTAGTTTTGAGCTTTGCAACG TTTTCCTGGTTTAGCACTATTGGCTACTCTTATCTTATGGAGTGTAAGATAATACTTGTACACGATTTAGACTGGTTACAACCACTAATGTTTTTGCTTCAGAATTCTCCTAATCTAAAAGTTCTTCTCATCGACAAG ACATTCATTCAAGTTGCGGAGGAGTTGCCACTTTCATGGAACCAACCAAGTTCTGTTCCCGGATGTTTGTCAACCCATCTCGAGATCTTTGAGTGGAGAGAATACAAAGGAAGAAACGAAGAGAGAGAATTCATAAACTACATCTTTGCTAACTCTAAGTGTTTAAAGAGAGCTGGATTCTCTCTGAAA
- the LOC106442704 gene encoding uncharacterized protein LOC106442704, giving the protein MNIFRPRDKRHTSPRRQGKKHSQKLKSPRSSSCHCEAISDNKLQQDSAHQGTGLPMKSLLAQEMSKQKESKKRSPSIIARLMGLDVLPSSQSSSHRQHKSVENQKQQGRSGEGSSYKSLARSSKGGEQKFKDVFEVLDAKKAASNRNLYHQAANLTQAEMAFIRQKFMEAKRLSTHEKLRHSKEFNDTLEALDSNKDLLLKFLQQPDSLFTKHLHDLQTTPHKKSPNGQRHVDSHSHRHGGGGCHSHSHTRHASYDTLDLKPTNIVVLKPNHGEPRYVNRAFASPSSSSDEFRADRRLPCTSNHSRQKSNEDIRLSRHSSRDSGEFSKIMSRQRKASRGNGSSVTSFETSGFRGYAGDESSSGSDSPSESELIVPVTSRTRTVFNRKNYHRSSPSKSSTTSSVTREAKRRLSERWNLTHKHEEEIEIRRSGTLAEMLAASDREARPASFNGLIFEEGISKRVEWTELPEPVGISSRDGWKGLSSRSFSKSKTIMNQESTYGYTIVLPKELNRRNGLLKGSSSHHGESQSYLSSKSSRPGSYKSHSSYNSSPEVNMSPSLTKFLYQKEKLSPKARYSFSVDANSDTEDDSSASDDMKTAMSSEAPDLSTVTSLTDPDISRMPPEDVNHSSVPEPQSRESSKEGDQPSPVSVLEASFDDDVSSSSECFESVSADLQGLRKQLQLLKLESAAYNEGGMLVSSDEDTDHVESSTITDENLIREEVKEEDWKSQYLVDLLANSRFGDSDHTTVVETPVDSFLFEDLEKKYSSVKTSTRLDRKFLFDQISRELMQILKQFSDPHPWVKPTRVGQKWDTNMIQERLRDLVTRKDGKPSKDDVEEELQWLRLEDDIEIIGREIEEMLTDELLAELVIDAIF; this is encoded by the exons atgaacatatttCGACCCCGAGATAAACGGCACACATCTCCTCGCCGCCAAg GAAAGAAACATAGTCAGAAACTCAAGTCTCCAAGGTCATCTTCTTGCCATTGTGAAGCTATAAGTGATAACAAG TTGCAGCAAGACTCTGCTCATCAAGGCACTGGATTACCAATGAAGAGTTTGTTAGCACAAGAAATGTCAAAGCAGAAAGAATCTAAAAAGAGATCACCAAGCATTATTGCGAGACTGATGGGTCTTGATGTCTTGCCATCGTCTCAGAGTTCCTCTCATAGGCAACACAAGTCTGTGGAGAATCAGAAGCAGCAAGGTAGGAGTGGTGAAGGCAGTTCTTATAAATCTCTAGCAAGGAGCTCAAAGGGTGGTGAGCAAAAGTTTAAAGATGTTTTCGAAGTTTTGGATGCAAAGAAGGCAGCGAGCAATAGAAACCTGTATCATCAGGCTGCTAATCTCACCCAGGCAGAGATGGCTTTTATAAGGCAGAAGTTCATGGAAGCTAAGCGGTTATCAACTCATGAGAAGCTTCGTCATTCCAAAGAGTTTAACGACACGCTTGAGGCTCTAGACTCTAACAAAGACCTCCTACTCAAGTTTCTTCAGCAACCAGATTCATTGTTCACTAAACATCTGCATGATCTTCAAACCACACCTCACAAGAAGTCTCCAAACGGCCAGAGACATGTTGATAGTCACAGTCATCGgcatggtggtggtggttgtcATAGCCATTCTCATACTAGGCATGCTTCTTATGACACACTTGATTTAAAGCCAACCAATATTGTTGTTCTAAAACCTAACCATGGTGAGCCACGTTATGTTAATAGAGCTTTTGCATCGCCAAGCTCTTCTTCCGATGAGTTCAGAGCAGATCGTAGGCTTCCATGCACCAGCAATCATAGCAGGCAGAAAAGTAATGAAGATATCCGCCTCTCAAGACATAGTTCTAGAGACTCCGGAGAGTTTTCCAAAATAATGTCTAGGCAAAGGAAGGCGAGCCGTGGTAATGGTAGTAGTGTAACGAGCTTTGAGACATCAGGATTCAGAGGATATGCAGGTGATGAAAGCTCATCAGGGAGTGATTCTCCAAGTGAATCAGAGCTAATAGTACCAGTaacttcaagaacaagaaccGTCTTTAACCGTAAGAACTATCATCGGTCTTCGCCTTCCAAGTCATCAACAACATCATCTGTGACCAGGGAAGCCAAGAGGAGACTGTCAGAGAGATGGAACCTGACACATAAGCATGAGGAAGAGATAGAAATTCGTAGAAGCGGGACATTAGCTGAAATGCTTGCAGCTTCAGATAGGGAGGCAAGACCAGCAAGTTTTAATGGACTCATTTTCGAAGAGGGGATTAGTAAAAGAGTTGAGTGGACTGAATTGCCAGAACCGGTTGGAATCAGTAGTAGGGATGGTTGGAAAGGATTATCTTCAAGAAGTTTCTCAAAATCCAAAACTATCATGAACCAAGAAAGCACTTATGGTTATACGATAGTGCTTCCTAAGGAGTTGAACCGTCGAAATGGCTTATTGAAGGGGAGTTCTTCTCATCATGGGGAGTCACAGTCTTACTTGTCAAGCAAATCTTCTAGACCTGGTAGTTATAAATCTCATTCATCATATAATAGTTCACCAGAGGTCAACATGAGCCCAAGTTTAACCAAGTTCCTTTATCAAAAAGAGAAGCTCTCTCCTAAAGCACGTTACAGTTTCTCAGTAGATGCAAATTCAGACACTGAGGATGATAGTTCGGCTTCTGATGATATGAAGACGGCAATGTCTTCTGAAGCTCCGGATTTGTCAACTGTCACCTCGTTAACTGATCCT GATATCTCAAGGATGCCACCTGAGGATGTGAATCATTCTTCGGTTCCTGAACCACAGTCTCGTGAAAGCTCAAAGGAAGGAGATCAACCAAGTCCTGTTTCAGTTCTAGAAGCTTCTTTTGATGATGATGTTTCTTCGAGTTCTGAGTGCTTTGAGAGTGTTAGCGCCGATCTCCAAG GACTCAGGAAGCAACTACAGCTCCTAAAACTAGAGTCAGCTGCTTATAATGAAGGTGGCATGCTCGTTTCAAGTGATGAAGATACAGATCATGTGGAGTCTTCAACAATAACTGATGAGAATTTGATCAGAGAGGAGGTTAAAGAAGAAGACTGGAAGTCACAATACTTAGTTGACCTCTTAGCCAACTCTAGGTTCGGTGACTCAGACCATACCACTGTCGTGGAAACACCTGTAGACTCATTCTTGTTTGAGGATCTTGAGAAGAAGTACTCCAGCGTTAAAACCTCAACCCGGTTGGACAGAAAGTTCCTTTTTGATCAGATCAGCAGAGAGCTTATGCAGATATTGAAGCAGTTTTCGGATCCACACCCTTGGGTCAAACCCACAAGGGTCGGCCAGAAATGGGATACAAACATGATACAAGAGAGACTGCGCGATTTGGTTACAAGAAAAGACGGTAAGCCAAGCAAAGATGATGTGGAGGAGGAGTTGCAGTGGCTGAGGTTAGAAGATGACATTGAAATCATAGGTAGAGAGATTGAGGAAATGCTGACAGATGAACTCTTAGCAGAGCTTGTAATAGATGCAATCTTCTAG
- the LOC125608103 gene encoding UDP-glucuronic acid decarboxylase 1-like: MKQLHKQMSSKRDDDTIPMSQSSPYSPKALKHPRSLPRSLHYLFREQRLLFILVGILIGSTFFILQPSLSRLAPAESTSLITRSVVDSSNYSPSKMSFNYGGGRTGRVPVGIGGRRLRIVVTGGAGFVGSHLVDKLIGRGDEVIVIDNFFTGRKENLVHLFSNPRFELIRHDVVEPILLEVDQIYHLACPASPVHYKFNPVKTIKTNVMGTLNMLGLAKRVGARFLLTSTSEVYGDPLEHPQKETYWGNVNPIGERSCYDEGKRTAETLAMDYHRGAGVEVRIARIFNTYGPRMCLDDGRVVSNFVAQAIRKNPMTVYGDGKQTRSFQYVSDLVDGLVALMEHDHVGPFNLGNPGEFTMLELAEVVKEVIDPSATIEFKPNTADDPHKRKPDISKAKELLNWEPKISLRDGLPRMVSDFRNRILNEDEGKGL, translated from the exons ATGAAGCAGCTTCACAAGCAAATGAGCTCGAAGCGCGACGACGACACAATCCCCATGAGCCAGTCGTCTCCTTACTCACCCAAGGCCTTAAAGCACCCCAGATCTCTCCCCAGATCGCTCCACTACCTCTTCCGCGAACAGAGGCTCCTCTTCATCCTCGTCGGGATCCTGATCGGATCAACCTTCTTCATCCTCCAGCCTTCTCTCTCCCGCTTAGCCCCCGCCGAGTCCACCTCCCTCATCACCAGATCCGTCGTCGACAGTAGCAACTACTCGCCTTCCAAGATGAGTTTCAATTACGGCGGAGGTAGAACAGGCCGTGTTCCCGTCGGTATCGGAGGGCGGAGGCTGAGGATCGTGGTGACAGGTGGAGCTGGATTCGTCGGGAGTCATCTCGTGGATAAGCTTATAGGGAGGGGAGATGAGGTGATCGTGattgataacttcttcacggGGAGGAAGGAGAATCTGGTTCATCTGTTCTCGAATCCGAGGTTTGAGCTCATTCGTCACGATGTGGTGGAGCCGATCCTCCTCGAGGTTGATCAGATTTACCATTTAGCTTGCCCTGCCTCACCTGTTCATTACAAGTTTAATCCAGTCAAGACTATC AAGACAAACGTAATGGGAACTCTCAATATGTTGGGTCTTGCAAAGAGAGTTGGAGCAAGGTTTCTGCTCACTAGCACAAGTGAAGTCTATGGAGATCCTCTTGAGCATCCACAGAAGGAGACGTATTGGGGAAATGTGAACCCAATCG GTGAGAGGAGTTGCTATGATGAAGGAAAGCGTACTGCAGAAACACTGGCCATGGATTATCACCGAGGTGCAGGTGTGGAG GTTAGAATCGCTCGTATTTTCAACACGTACGGACCGCGAATGTGCCTCGATGATGGGCGTGTTGTTAGTAACTTCGTTGCCCAG GCCATCCGGAAAAACCCAATGACTGTTTATGGTGATGGAAAACAAACTCGAAGCTTTCAATATGTTTCTGACTTA GTGGATGGACTTGTAGCGTTAATGGAACATGATCACGTAGGACCTTTCAATCTTGGTAACCCAGGAGAATTCACAATGCTTGAGCTTGCAGAG GTGGTTAAGGAGGTGATTGACCCGAGTGCGACCATAGAGTTCAAACCAAACACAGCGGACGATCCTCACAAGAGGAAACCAGACATAAGCAAGGCGAAGGAGCTTCTGAACTGGGAACCAAAGATCTCTCTGCGTGATGGTCTCCCTCGTATGGTCAGTGACTTCCGTAACCGAATCTTGAACGAAGATGAAGGCAAAGGTCTCTAA
- the LOC106393810 gene encoding disease resistance-like protein DSC2, whose translation MLFLLQIGKFCDPFLFFVLLFMASSSSLSHSWLYHVFLSFRGEDMRKGFLSHVRKGFESKGIIAFVDEEIKRGESVRTVLVGAIRQSRVAVVLLSPNYASSSWCLDELVEIMKCREEYQQTVMTIFYEVDPSDVRKQTGDFGKAFDATCVGKIEEVKQAWRQALTDVAGIAGYHTSNCDNEAEMINKVALDVTAVLGFTPSKDFDDFIGIEARMMEIKSKLILQSEEVKVIGVVGPPGIGKTTIATVLYNQISPGFPFSTFLENIKGSYEKPCGNNYRLKLRLQKNLLSEIFNQRDIGVCHLGVAQEMLGDKKVLVVLDEVGSWWQLEATADQSGWLGPGSIVIITTEDRKLLKALGLGINHIYEMEFPTSSESLQIFCQYAFGKNSPDNGFEWLAWEVTGLSGDLPLGLRFMGSYLRGMSRDYWIDALPRLRSSLDTEIESTLRFSYDVLSDKDKALFLHIACFFSCFFCEVDSFKSCLEKSGLDVNHGLQVLAHKSLIYIEKGYVKMHCLLQQMGREIVKKESLEEPGHRQFLMDTMEISDVLEEDTGTGKVLGIMLDTSNSEKIQISKSAFQGMNNLQFLYVRSNTLCIPEGLICLPHKLRLIDWNGCPLRFWPSKFSGKFLVELIMSNSKFEKLWEGIKPLYCLKRMDLSFSKSLKKIPDLSKATSLKEINFHCCESLLELTSSIGNATKLTFCYLTGCSLLKELPSSIGSLINLEKLDLRYTAIEKMPSSFSTWSLLYELDISGCKNIKDFPDVPDSIVELALSGTGIEEVPPLIGNLFRLRKLFMYGCAELKTISPNISKLENLEFLALFNHCGTERDYERFPILTYPSIFRAVINWKGDLLKRRWELQSDFKVHYLFPICLPEKALSSPISLSLTSDSLETIPDCIRSLSRLIELDIRACEKLVALSPLPGSLLSIDAGDCESLKRINSSFQNPNICLNFSHCINLNQEARNLIHASACKYAFLPGEEVPAHFTHRASSGSLTINSTPTLLPSSFRFKACILLSEGYFPEDTLVDVSVRVRSKQNGLIVGRGGSTQLHIPYLRRYEEHLYIFEDSFSLNQDSPEAEETTFSELTFVFRLYDKTCKVKGCGVRFFEGIQCITDGNEDDDDDDDDDDDDDKDGDGDESADDVEDSIR comes from the exons ATGTTATTTCTTCTTCAGATTGGAAAGTTTTGTGATCCTTTCCTCTTCTTCGTGCTGTTAttcatggcttcttcttcatctctatCTCACAGTTGGTTGTATCACGTCTTCCTGAGCTTCCGTGGAGAAGACATGCGCAAAGGCTTTCTTAGTCACGTTCGGAAAGGGTTCGAAAGCAAGGGAATCATAGCTTTCGTTGATGAAGAGATCAAGAGAGGCGAATCTGTCCGTACCGTCCTTGTAGGAGCGATCAGACAATCAAGGGTTGCCGTTGTCTTGCTCTCCCCTAACTACGCTTCATCAAGCTGGTGTCTTGACGAGTTGGTGGAAATCATGAAGTGCAGGGAAGAGTACCAACAGACAGTGATGACCATTTTCTACGAAGTGGATCCATCTGATGTTAGGAAGCAGACCGGAGATTTCGGGAAAGCCTTCGATGCAACCTGTGTGGGAAAAATAGAAGAGGTGAAGCAGGCATGGAGGCAAGCTTTGACGGATGTCGCGGGTATAGCTGGTTACCACACTAGCAACTG TGACAATGAAGCTGAAATGATCAACAAAGTTGCCTTAGATGTTACGGCTGTGCTGGGGTTTACACCATCAAAAGACTTTGATGACTTTATTGGCATAGAAGCTCGTATGATGGAGATAAAGTCTAAATTGATCCTACAATCAGAAGAAGTTAAAGTGATTGGGGTTGTGGGTCCTCCCGGGATAGGTAAGACGACCATTGCCACAGTTTTATACAACCAAATCTCTCCTGGTTTTCCGTTCAGCACGTTTTTGGAAAATATAAAAGGAAGTTATGAGAAGCCTTGTGGTAACAACTATAGGTTGAAGTTGCGTTTGCAGAAAAACTTGTTGTCTGAAATATTCAACCAAAGGGATATTGGGGTCTGTCATTTGGGAGTGGCTCAAGAAATGCTGGGTGACAAAAAAGTGTTGGTTGTTCTTGATGAAGTGGGTAGCTGGTGGCAACTAGAGGCAACGGCTGACCAGAGTGGATGGCTGGGTCCCGGAAGTATTGTTATCATTACAACTGAAGACAGAAAACTTCTCAAGGCACTCGGACTCGGGATCAATCATATCTACGAGATGGAATTTCCAACTTCAAGTGAGTCTCTGCAGATCTTCTGCCAATATGCTTTCGGTAAAAATTCTCCAGATAATGGCTTTGAATGGCTTGCTTGGGAAGTTACTGGACTTTCTGGTGATCTTCCTCTAGGACTGAGATTCATGGGATCGTATCTACGAGGAATGTCCAGGGACTACTGGATAGACGCACTACCAAGGCTCAGGTCTAGCCTTGACACAGAAATTGAATCAACTTTAAGATTTAGCTACGACGTCCTAAGTGATAAAGATAAAGCTCTTTTCCTGCATATTGCATGTTTCTTTTCGTGTTTCTTTTGTGAAGTTGATAGCTTTAAGAGTTGTCTTGAAAAAAGTGGTTTGGACGTCAACCATGGGCTTCAAGTCTTAGCTCataaatctcttatatatatagagaaaggATACGTAAAGATGCATTGTTTGCTGCAACAAATGGGCAGAGAAATTGTCAAGAAAGAGTCTTTAGAGGAGCCTGGGCATCGACAGTTCTTGATGGATACCATGGAGATTTCTGATGTACTTGAAGAAGATAct GGTACTGGAAAAGTTCTAGGCATAATGCTGGATACTTCAAACAGCGAGAAAATCCAAATAAGTAAAAGCGCTTTCCAAGGGATGAATAATCTCCAGTTTCTATATGTCAGGTCTAATACCTTATGCATACCCGAAGGCCTCATCTGCCTCCCCCACAAACTCAGACTTATAGATTGGAACGGCTGTCCTTTAAGATTTTGGCCTTCCAAGTTCTCTGGGAAGTTTCTTGTTGAACTAATCATGTCAAATAGCAAATTTGAGAAGCTTTGGGAGGGAATCAAG CCTCTCTATTGCCTCAAGCGGATGGACTTGAGCTTCTCCAAGTCTCTGAAAAAGATTCCAGATCTCTCAAAAGCAACGAGTCTCAAGGAAATAAATTTCCATTGCTGCGAAAGTTTGTTAGAGCTCACAAGCTCTATTGGCAATGCCACTAAGCTTACATTCTGCTACCTTACGGGTTGTTCGCTTTTGAAGGAGCTCCCCTCTTCTATCGGTAGCTTAATCAATCTCGAGAAGTTAGACTTGAGATATACTGCAATAGAGAAAATGCCATCATCATTCAGCACTTGGTCTTTGCTTTATGAATTGGATATTAGTGGGTGTAAAAACATCAAAGACTTCCCAGATGTTCCTGACAGCATTGTAGAGTTGGCGTTGTCCGGTACAGGGATAGAGGAGGTTCCTCCATTGATTGGGAATCTATTTCGTCTGCGTAAACTATTTATGTATGGATGCGCCGAGCTGAAAACTATATCTCCAAACATTTCTAAGTTGGAGAATCTTGAGTTTCTTGCTCTGTTTAACCATTGTGGGACTGAGCGTGATTATGAAAGGTTCCCTATACTTACTTATCCTAGCATATTTAGAGCAGTTAttaactggaagggtgacttaTTAAAGCGCCGTTGGGAATTACAATCAGACTTCAAGGTTCACTACCTTTTTCCTATATGTCTACCGGAGAAGGCTCTTTCATCTCCAATATCACTTAGTTTAACCAGTGATAGTTTGGAGACTATTCCAGATTGCATCAGAAGTCTCTCGCGGCTAATTGAGCTTGACATCAGAGCATGCGAAAAGCTCGTAGCACTTTCACCGCTCCCAGGTTCCCTTCTATCTATAGATGCAGGAGATTGTGAATCATTGAAGAGAATAAACTCTTCTTTTCAAAATCCAAATATTTGCCTAAACTTTTCTCACTGCATAAACCTGAATCAAGAAGCTCGAAATCTCATCCATGCATCAGCTTGCAAATATGCATTCTTACCGGGTGAAGAAGTGCCTGCACACTTCACTCACCGAGCCAGTTCAGGTTCCCTAACGATCAATTCGACTCCAACACTTCTTCCTTCATCCTTCAGATTCAAAGCTTGCATCTTGCTGTCAGAAGGTTATTTTCCTGAGGATACATTGGTGGATGTATCTGTTCGCGTCAGGAGTAAACAGAATGGCCTCATCGTCGGACGTGGTGGATCAACCCAGCTCCATATTCCATATCTACGTCGATATGAAGAGCATTTGTATATATTTGAGGATTCTTTCTCTCTAAACCAGGATTCCCCTGAAGCCGAAGAAACCACTTTTAGCGAGCTTACTTTTGTGTTTAGACTCTATGATAAAACCTGCAAGGTCAAAGGCTGCGGTGTACGATTTTTCGAAGGGATTCAATGTATTACTGATGgaaatgaagatgatgatgatgatgatgatgatgatgatgatgatgataaggaTGGTGACGGAGATGAAAGTGCTGATGATGTTGAAGATTCAATAAGATAG